In Shouchella patagoniensis, the following are encoded in one genomic region:
- the ribF gene encoding riboflavin biosynthesis protein RibF, translating into MKLVELDVESFGEIETPEASVMALGYFDGVHKGHTAVIQTAIDRARQRGIKAAVMTFYPHPKEVLGNPEKPMRYLTPLQSKIDRLELLGVDVVYAVKFTKQFSKLTPKQFIDRFIVGLNVAHVVAGFDFTYGVKGSGDMDHLDEYAEERFTYTTVEKIMDEKEKVSSTRIRKELEEGNVVEVAKLLGYSYTLTGTVVHGDARGRLIGFPTANVATDERFFIPKTGVYVVTCSLDGVVYKGMANVGYKPTFVDNLPEPSIEVNIFQFDQDIYGSSVEVSFLKRIRDEQKFNGIEEIKAQLTKDQKTAEQYFLDHDV; encoded by the coding sequence GTGAAGCTTGTGGAGTTAGATGTTGAATCTTTCGGTGAAATTGAAACACCTGAAGCATCTGTAATGGCGCTAGGGTATTTTGATGGCGTTCATAAAGGTCATACGGCTGTCATCCAAACAGCAATTGATCGTGCGAGGCAACGAGGCATAAAGGCAGCTGTTATGACATTTTATCCTCACCCAAAGGAAGTGTTAGGGAACCCAGAAAAACCGATGCGGTATTTAACGCCACTCCAGTCAAAGATTGATCGATTGGAATTACTAGGCGTGGATGTTGTTTATGCAGTTAAGTTTACTAAACAGTTTTCTAAGTTGACGCCAAAACAATTTATAGATCGTTTTATTGTTGGTTTGAATGTAGCGCACGTTGTCGCGGGATTTGACTTTACTTACGGTGTAAAAGGTTCAGGAGATATGGATCATTTAGATGAATATGCTGAAGAACGTTTTACTTATACAACCGTTGAGAAAATTATGGACGAAAAAGAAAAAGTATCATCAACACGAATACGGAAAGAATTAGAAGAAGGAAATGTAGTAGAAGTTGCTAAATTGCTTGGTTATTCTTATACGTTAACAGGGACAGTTGTCCATGGGGATGCAAGAGGACGTTTAATCGGTTTTCCAACAGCGAATGTTGCAACAGACGAGCGATTCTTTATACCAAAAACAGGGGTGTATGTTGTGACATGTTCCCTTGATGGTGTTGTATATAAAGGAATGGCGAATGTTGGTTATAAGCCAACATTCGTTGATAATCTCCCTGAACCTTCAATTGAAGTAAACATCTTTCAGTTTGACCAAGATATCTATGGAAGTTCCGTGGAAGTATCTTTTCTGAAGCGAATTCGAGATGAGCAAAAGTTTAATGGAATTGAAGAAATTAAAGCACAGCTCACTAAAGATCAAAAAACGGCTGAACAGTACTTTCTTGATCACGACGTATGA
- the nusA gene encoding transcription termination factor NusA: MNSEFMEALSTLETDKGIKKDVIIEAIEAALISGYKRNFGQAQNVRVDVNRNSGSIRVFARKVVVEEVFDKRLEISEDEAQLVNPSFEVDDVVEIEVTPKDFGRIAAQTAKQVVTQRVREAERGIIYSDFIDREEDIMNGIVQRQDHRFIYVDLGKVEALLPLAEQMPNESYKHNDRIKAFITKVEKTTKGPQILISRTHPGLLKRLFELEVPEIYDGTVEIKSVSREAGDRSKLAVHSDNPEVDSVGACVGQRGQRVQTIVDELKGEKIDIVEWSEDPVVYVANALSPAKVMKVDVLEGEKMTRVIVPDYQLSLAIGKRGQNARLAAKLTGWKIDIKSESEARELGLLDENSEDEELQEFTYDETER; encoded by the coding sequence ATGAACAGTGAATTTATGGAAGCTTTGTCTACGCTTGAAACAGACAAAGGCATAAAAAAAGATGTTATTATTGAAGCAATTGAAGCCGCGTTAATCTCAGGCTATAAGCGGAATTTTGGGCAAGCGCAAAATGTCCGCGTGGATGTAAATCGTAATAGTGGTAGTATACGCGTTTTTGCACGAAAAGTAGTTGTTGAAGAGGTATTTGATAAGCGCTTAGAAATCTCTGAAGACGAAGCGCAACTTGTTAATCCAAGTTTTGAAGTGGATGATGTCGTAGAGATTGAAGTAACTCCAAAAGATTTTGGTCGCATAGCTGCGCAAACAGCAAAACAAGTTGTTACGCAACGTGTTCGTGAAGCAGAGCGAGGCATTATTTATTCTGATTTTATTGATCGTGAAGAAGATATTATGAACGGAATCGTTCAGCGCCAAGATCACCGCTTTATTTATGTAGACCTTGGTAAAGTTGAGGCTTTGTTGCCATTGGCAGAGCAAATGCCAAATGAGTCTTATAAGCATAATGATCGAATAAAAGCGTTTATTACAAAGGTTGAAAAGACAACCAAAGGTCCACAAATCTTAATATCAAGAACACATCCTGGTTTGTTGAAGCGATTGTTTGAATTAGAAGTTCCAGAAATTTATGATGGAACGGTTGAGATTAAGTCTGTTTCACGTGAGGCTGGAGACCGATCTAAGCTCGCTGTTCATTCAGATAACCCAGAAGTGGATTCTGTCGGTGCTTGTGTAGGCCAAAGGGGACAACGCGTCCAAACAATTGTTGATGAATTAAAGGGCGAGAAAATTGATATCGTTGAGTGGTCTGAAGATCCAGTTGTTTATGTGGCGAACGCTCTAAGTCCAGCGAAAGTAATGAAAGTTGATGTGCTGGAAGGTGAGAAGATGACTCGAGTCATCGTTCCTGATTATCAATTGTCATTGGCAATTGGAAAACGTGGTCAAAATGCACGTTTAGCAGCTAAATTGACTGGTTGGAAAATTGACATCAAAAGTGAATCAGAAGCACGTGAACTAGGACTTCTCGATGAAAATTCAGAGGATGAAGAGTTACAAGAGTTTACGTATGATGAAACTGAACGTTAA
- the infB gene encoding translation initiation factor IF-2: MSKVRIHEYAKTNNVSSKQLIENLKSMGVEVSNHMSAIEEETLNKAKQGNKVAPAKSQGQGQQNRPQGNSQGGNRSSSNNNTSSTNKQGGGTAPANRGGGNRPGTQGRNNNNNNRGPGQGRPGNNNRRNQGTRGGKRRGGPQNKPNHQQMPLPEKITISGSLSVSELAAKLHREASELIKKLMGLGVMATINQELDKDTVELLATDYGVEVEEAVFVDELDIELYDSEDKEEELQERPPVVTIMGHVDHGKTTLLDSIRNTKVTAGEAGGITQHIGAYQIDQNGKQITFLDTPGHAAFTTMRARGAQVTDIAIIVVAADDGVMPQTKEAISHAKAAEVPIIIAVNKMDKEAANPDRVMQELTEYELVPEAWGGDTIFVNVSALNGDGIDELIEMILLVSEVEEFKANPEKLASGTVVEAQLDKGRGPVATLLVQAGTLNVGDAVVVGSTFGRVRALVNDMGRRVKTVGPSAPVEITGLNEVPQAGDRFQAFKDEKKARQVGEGLMARYREQNLTESSKVSLDDLFNQIQQGDIKDINVIIKADVQGSVEAMKGSLEKIDVAGVKVNIIHTGAGAITESDIILASASNAIVIGFNVRPDVNAKRVAEAENVDIRLHRVIYNAIDEIEQAMKGALDPEFEEKVIGQVEVRTTFKVSKVGTIAGSYVTEGKITRHSSVRLIRDGIVIYEGELNALKRFKDDAKEVAAGYECGITLEKFNDVKEGDTIEAYVMEEIKR, encoded by the coding sequence ATGTCGAAAGTGCGAATTCATGAATACGCGAAGACAAACAATGTTTCAAGCAAACAACTGATCGAGAACTTAAAATCAATGGGTGTGGAAGTGTCTAATCATATGTCAGCAATTGAAGAAGAAACATTAAATAAAGCTAAACAAGGAAATAAGGTAGCACCAGCAAAAAGTCAGGGCCAAGGACAACAAAACCGTCCACAAGGCAATAGCCAAGGTGGAAACCGGAGTAGCAGCAATAACAACACAAGCAGCACGAATAAACAAGGCGGCGGTACAGCTCCAGCTAATCGTGGCGGCGGAAATCGTCCAGGAACTCAAGGGCGCAATAATAACAATAATAATCGTGGTCCCGGTCAAGGTCGTCCAGGGAATAATAATCGCCGCAATCAAGGGACTCGCGGTGGAAAGAGACGCGGCGGGCCTCAAAATAAACCGAACCATCAGCAAATGCCGTTGCCAGAAAAAATTACAATTTCTGGATCCCTTTCTGTTAGTGAACTAGCGGCCAAGCTTCACCGTGAAGCATCAGAGCTTATTAAGAAATTAATGGGACTTGGTGTAATGGCGACGATTAACCAAGAACTTGATAAAGATACTGTTGAACTTCTAGCAACTGATTACGGCGTTGAAGTGGAAGAAGCTGTATTCGTTGATGAACTTGATATTGAGCTATACGATAGTGAAGATAAAGAGGAAGAATTGCAAGAGCGTCCTCCTGTTGTTACAATTATGGGTCACGTTGACCACGGAAAAACAACGTTGCTTGATTCTATTCGTAATACGAAAGTAACCGCTGGTGAAGCTGGTGGAATTACACAGCATATCGGTGCGTATCAGATTGATCAAAACGGAAAGCAAATTACATTCCTTGATACACCTGGTCACGCGGCTTTTACAACGATGCGTGCGCGTGGTGCTCAAGTGACTGACATTGCGATCATCGTGGTGGCAGCTGATGACGGTGTAATGCCGCAAACAAAAGAAGCAATTAGCCATGCGAAAGCAGCGGAAGTGCCAATTATTATTGCTGTTAACAAAATGGATAAAGAAGCGGCAAACCCAGATCGTGTAATGCAAGAGTTAACAGAATATGAATTAGTTCCAGAAGCTTGGGGTGGAGATACGATCTTTGTAAATGTATCTGCATTAAATGGCGACGGAATTGATGAGCTAATCGAAATGATTTTGCTTGTATCTGAGGTTGAAGAGTTTAAAGCAAATCCAGAAAAGCTCGCTTCTGGTACAGTTGTTGAAGCTCAACTTGACAAAGGGCGTGGCCCTGTAGCAACACTTCTTGTTCAAGCTGGAACGCTTAATGTAGGAGATGCTGTTGTTGTTGGGAGCACTTTCGGTCGTGTGCGTGCACTTGTGAATGATATGGGACGACGCGTGAAAACTGTAGGTCCTTCAGCTCCAGTTGAAATAACTGGGTTAAATGAAGTACCGCAAGCAGGGGATCGTTTCCAAGCATTTAAAGATGAGAAAAAAGCGCGCCAAGTTGGGGAAGGTTTGATGGCTCGCTATCGTGAGCAGAACTTAACTGAATCCTCAAAAGTTAGCCTTGATGATTTGTTTAATCAAATCCAACAAGGGGATATTAAAGATATTAATGTTATTATCAAAGCGGATGTGCAAGGTTCCGTTGAGGCGATGAAAGGCTCGCTAGAAAAAATTGATGTAGCAGGCGTAAAAGTCAATATTATCCATACTGGGGCAGGCGCAATTACAGAGTCTGACATTATCTTAGCATCTGCATCTAATGCGATTGTTATTGGATTTAATGTTCGTCCTGATGTGAATGCGAAGCGTGTGGCTGAAGCAGAAAACGTTGATATTCGTCTGCATCGTGTCATTTATAATGCAATTGATGAAATTGAGCAAGCGATGAAAGGGGCCCTTGACCCAGAATTTGAAGAGAAAGTCATTGGCCAAGTTGAAGTACGAACAACATTTAAAGTATCTAAAGTTGGAACCATTGCCGGTTCGTATGTAACAGAGGGTAAAATTACTCGTCATTCCTCTGTGCGTTTAATCCGCGATGGCATTGTCATTTATGAAGGCGAACTTAATGCGCTTAAACGTTTTAAAGACGATGCGAAAGAAGTAGCTGCTGGTTATGAGTGTGGAATTACACTTGAGAAATTCAATGACGTTAAAGAAGGCGATACTATTGAAGCCTACGTTATGGAAGAAATCAAGCGCTAA
- the rpsO gene encoding 30S ribosomal protein S15, whose protein sequence is MALTQERKNELITEFKTHDTDTGSPEVQVAILTEQINTLNDHLRTHKKDHHSRRGLLKMVGQRRNLLTYLRNKDVTRYRNLVDKLGLRR, encoded by the coding sequence ATGGCTTTGACACAAGAGCGCAAAAACGAGCTAATTACAGAATTTAAAACACATGATACGGACACTGGTTCACCAGAAGTTCAAGTAGCGATTCTTACGGAGCAAATCAACACGTTAAACGATCACTTGCGTACGCATAAAAAAGATCACCACTCACGTCGCGGTCTTTTGAAAATGGTTGGACAACGTCGTAACTTGCTAACGTACCTACGTAACAAAGACGTTACACGTTATCGGAACTTAGTTGATAAACTTGGTTTACGTCGATAG
- the truB gene encoding tRNA pseudouridine(55) synthase TruB, producing the protein MQPSGILALHKPRGMTSHDCVARIRRLYQTKKVGHTGTLDPEVDGVLPICIGKATKVAEYMSDFDKTYIGEVTIGYSTTTEDAHGEMVDQKRVDREIAESEIRKQLKAFTGEIKQTPPYFSAVKVNGKRLYEYARAGIEVIRPTRQVKIYSLDFLGNVHTEPGLRSFIFKATCSKGTYIRTLAVDIGKELGFPAHMSKLTRIASGSFTEKDTITFEQLEQMEVQERGDILQPFDRALTKFKRVIADEELEKRIRNGAVLVKDASFGEQRFLFYNEVGECLALYKPHPEKTEYVKPEKLFCQSAG; encoded by the coding sequence ATGCAACCTTCTGGCATACTTGCGCTTCATAAACCGAGGGGTATGACATCGCACGACTGTGTAGCCCGAATTCGGAGGCTCTATCAAACAAAAAAAGTTGGACATACAGGCACACTTGATCCTGAAGTGGATGGAGTGCTACCTATTTGTATAGGCAAGGCAACAAAAGTTGCGGAATACATGTCAGATTTCGATAAGACATATATTGGTGAAGTGACGATTGGTTATTCGACAACAACGGAAGATGCTCACGGAGAAATGGTAGATCAAAAACGAGTTGATCGAGAAATAGCCGAAAGTGAAATAAGAAAGCAGTTAAAAGCGTTCACAGGTGAGATTAAACAAACTCCACCTTACTTTTCAGCAGTCAAGGTAAATGGCAAGCGGCTGTATGAATATGCAAGGGCTGGTATTGAGGTAATACGTCCAACCAGACAAGTGAAAATATATTCTCTTGATTTTTTAGGGAATGTTCATACAGAACCTGGTCTTCGTTCTTTTATATTTAAAGCAACCTGTAGTAAAGGAACGTATATTAGAACGTTGGCAGTTGATATAGGGAAAGAGTTAGGTTTCCCTGCTCATATGTCGAAATTGACTCGGATTGCATCAGGTTCATTTACGGAAAAAGACACGATAACTTTTGAGCAATTAGAGCAGATGGAGGTGCAAGAACGTGGGGATATTTTGCAACCATTTGACAGAGCTTTAACGAAGTTTAAACGAGTGATAGCTGATGAAGAGCTTGAAAAACGTATCCGCAATGGCGCAGTATTAGTAAAGGACGCTTCTTTTGGAGAACAACGTTTTTTGTTTTATAATGAGGTAGGAGAATGCCTGGCATTGTATAAGCCGCATCCAGAAAAAACAGAGTATGTGAAACCAGAGAAATTGTTTTGCCAGTCGGCAGGTTAG
- a CDS encoding DUF503 domain-containing protein translates to MILALIRCELFIYEAQSLKDKRSVVKSVVTKIRQRCNVSIAETSFQDIWQRTELTCCAVGSSRKSVEAELVRALSLIDQATDAERTITDWEWI, encoded by the coding sequence ATGATCCTAGCGCTCATTCGCTGCGAATTGTTTATTTATGAGGCACAGTCGTTAAAGGATAAACGTTCGGTTGTAAAGAGCGTTGTGACGAAAATACGGCAGCGCTGCAACGTAAGCATTGCAGAGACTAGCTTTCAAGATATATGGCAACGCACTGAGCTAACATGTTGTGCAGTCGGTTCGAGTCGGAAGAGCGTGGAAGCAGAACTTGTCCGCGCCCTTTCTTTGATCGACCAAGCAACGGATGCGGAGCGAACAATTACGGACTGGGAATGGATTTAA
- the rbfA gene encoding 30S ribosome-binding factor RbfA: protein MANNRAVRVGEQMKKELSDLLIRDIKDPRVRFVTVTGVDVTGDLQQATAFITVLGDDEEKKATLAGLEKARGFIRSEIGKRIRLRKTPELSFEFDESIQYGNRIENLLREVKKEDSNE, encoded by the coding sequence GTGGCTAATAACCGCGCGGTTCGCGTTGGCGAACAAATGAAAAAGGAATTAAGTGATTTATTAATTCGAGATATTAAAGATCCGAGAGTACGCTTTGTTACAGTGACTGGGGTGGATGTAACTGGCGACCTTCAACAAGCCACTGCTTTTATTACAGTTCTTGGCGATGATGAAGAGAAGAAAGCGACGCTTGCGGGGCTTGAAAAAGCAAGAGGGTTTATTCGATCAGAAATTGGAAAACGAATTCGCTTGCGTAAAACGCCAGAGTTAAGTTTTGAATTTGATGAATCGATTCAATACGGTAATCGTATTGAGAACCTTTTAAGGGAAGTAAAAAAAGAAGACTCAAATGAGTAA
- a CDS encoding YlxQ family RNA-binding protein has translation MNKDQRLLSLLGLCQRAGQLITGEELVLGEVRKQTVKLVLLASDASSNTEKKIKDKCGYYKIPVCVTSDRYALGQAIGKEARVIIGVRSEGFAKKIAALLSQ, from the coding sequence ATGAACAAGGATCAACGTTTATTATCTCTGTTAGGCCTGTGTCAGCGAGCAGGTCAATTAATAACAGGAGAAGAATTAGTGCTTGGAGAAGTTCGCAAGCAAACTGTGAAGTTAGTGTTACTTGCAAGCGATGCGAGTAGCAACACCGAAAAGAAAATTAAGGACAAATGCGGCTATTATAAAATTCCAGTCTGTGTAACGAGCGACCGATACGCGCTTGGACAGGCGATTGGCAAGGAAGCCCGGGTCATCATAGGCGTAAGGAGTGAAGGGTTTGCTAAGAAAATTGCCGCATTACTGAGCCAATAA
- the rimP gene encoding ribosome maturation factor RimP codes for MSKNVSSRVEQLAEPVVRELNLELVEIEYKKEGPNWFLRVFIDSEAGVNLDDCEAVSEKLSEVLDAEDPIKDAYFLEVSSPGAERPLKKEADLKKAVGKGVYITTYEPVNGQKAFEGVLTSFDDGLLLIETKVKTRKITYSVPYEKVANARLSILL; via the coding sequence TTGAGTAAAAATGTCTCTAGTAGAGTAGAACAATTAGCAGAGCCGGTTGTTCGCGAACTCAATCTTGAACTCGTAGAAATAGAATACAAAAAAGAAGGACCTAACTGGTTTTTACGCGTATTTATTGATTCAGAGGCTGGCGTTAATTTAGACGATTGTGAAGCCGTTAGTGAAAAGCTTAGCGAGGTTCTGGACGCAGAAGATCCAATTAAGGATGCATACTTTTTAGAAGTGTCATCTCCTGGAGCAGAAAGGCCACTTAAGAAAGAAGCCGATTTGAAAAAAGCAGTTGGCAAAGGGGTATATATCACAACATATGAGCCTGTAAATGGACAAAAAGCATTTGAAGGTGTGTTAACTTCTTTTGATGATGGCTTGCTTCTAATTGAAACCAAAGTAAAAACAAGAAAAATAACGTACAGCGTGCCTTACGAAAAAGTAGCAAACGCACGGCTGTCCATTCTGCTATAA
- the rnpM gene encoding RNase P modulator RnpM, whose product MKQRKVPLRKCIVTNEMMPKGDLIRIVRTPEGTVELDATGKKNGRGAYLTNSEDVFEAAKKRDSLSRHLQVNVSADDYERLIAERAKVKKR is encoded by the coding sequence ATGAAACAACGGAAAGTACCGCTCAGAAAATGCATTGTAACTAATGAAATGATGCCTAAAGGGGATTTAATACGTATTGTACGTACACCGGAAGGAACAGTAGAGCTTGATGCTACTGGTAAGAAGAATGGTCGAGGTGCTTATTTAACGAATAGCGAAGATGTGTTTGAAGCGGCTAAGAAAAGAGATAGCTTATCACGTCATCTACAAGTAAACGTAAGCGCAGATGATTATGAACGCCTTATTGCTGAGCGTGCAAAGGTAAAAAAACGATGA